A portion of the Vibrio coralliirubri genome contains these proteins:
- the fabF gene encoding beta-ketoacyl-ACP synthase II: protein MSKRRVVVTGMGMLSPVGNTVESSWKALLAGQSGIVNIDHFDATNFSTRFAGLVKDFNCEEYMTKKDARKMDLFIQYGVAAGIQALDDSALTITEENAPRVGVAIGSGIGGLGLIEAGHQALTEKGPRKISPFFVPSTIVNMIAGHMSIMRGLRGPNIAISTACTTGLHNIGHAARMIAYGDADAMLAGGAEKASTPLGMGGFGAAKALSTRNDEPQKASRPWDKGRDGFVLGDGAGMMVLEEYEHAKARGAKIYCELVGFGMSGDAYHMTSPSEDGSGGALAMEAAMRDAGITGEQIGYVNAHGTSTPAGDVAEVKGIKRALGEAGSKQVLVSSTKSMTGHLLGAAGSAEAIITAMSLVDQIVPPTINLDDPEEGLDIDLVPHTAREVSNMEYAACNSFGFGGTNGCLIFKKI, encoded by the coding sequence GTGTCCAAGCGTCGTGTAGTTGTCACTGGCATGGGTATGTTGTCACCGGTAGGCAACACTGTAGAATCTTCTTGGAAAGCCCTGCTAGCTGGTCAAAGTGGTATCGTTAATATCGATCATTTTGATGCAACCAATTTCTCAACTCGTTTTGCAGGTCTAGTTAAAGACTTTAACTGCGAAGAGTATATGACTAAAAAAGATGCTCGTAAGATGGACTTGTTCATCCAGTACGGCGTCGCAGCAGGTATTCAAGCTTTAGATGATTCAGCCCTAACTATTACTGAAGAAAACGCTCCACGTGTGGGTGTTGCTATCGGTTCTGGTATTGGTGGTCTTGGTTTGATCGAAGCCGGTCACCAAGCTCTAACTGAAAAAGGCCCTCGTAAGATCAGCCCGTTCTTCGTACCGTCGACGATCGTGAATATGATTGCTGGTCACATGTCTATCATGCGTGGCCTACGCGGTCCAAACATCGCGATTTCTACTGCATGTACGACTGGCCTACATAACATTGGTCACGCGGCTCGTATGATTGCATACGGCGATGCTGACGCAATGCTAGCGGGTGGTGCTGAAAAAGCATCAACTCCACTAGGTATGGGCGGTTTTGGTGCGGCTAAAGCACTTTCTACTCGTAACGATGAGCCTCAAAAAGCTTCTCGTCCATGGGACAAAGGCCGTGATGGCTTCGTTCTTGGTGACGGTGCAGGCATGATGGTTCTTGAAGAGTACGAACATGCGAAAGCTCGTGGCGCTAAGATTTACTGTGAGCTAGTTGGCTTCGGTATGTCGGGTGACGCTTACCACATGACATCTCCAAGTGAAGATGGCTCAGGTGGCGCACTAGCGATGGAAGCGGCTATGCGTGATGCTGGCATTACTGGTGAACAAATCGGTTATGTAAACGCACACGGTACTTCGACTCCTGCAGGTGACGTAGCGGAAGTTAAGGGCATCAAGCGTGCTCTTGGCGAAGCAGGCAGCAAGCAAGTATTGGTTTCTTCTACGAAATCAATGACAGGCCATCTTCTAGGTGCTGCTGGTTCTGCTGAAGCTATCATCACGGCTATGTCTCTGGTTGACCAAATTGTTCCACCAACAATCAACCTAGATGATCCTGAAGAAGGCTTAGATATTGACTTAGTACCTCACACTGCGCGTGAAGTTAGCAACATGGAATATGCTGCATGTAACTCATTCGGTTTCGGTGGTACAAACGGCTGTTTGATCTTCAAAAAGATTTAA
- the tmk gene encoding dTMP kinase, whose amino-acid sequence MNQSKFIVVEGLEGAGKSTAINAIVETLKASGVEDIVNTREPGGTVLAEKMRSLVKEEHEGEKLQDMTELLLMYAARVQLVENVIKPALDNGQWVLGDRHDMSSQAYQGGGRQIARTTMESLKSTTLGGFKPDLTLYLDLDPRVGLERARGRGELDRIEKMDISFFDRTRERYLEIAEQDDSVLVINAQQEIEQVAADIKVALTAWLDKQ is encoded by the coding sequence ATGAATCAGTCGAAATTTATCGTGGTTGAAGGCCTTGAAGGCGCTGGCAAAAGCACAGCAATCAATGCCATCGTTGAGACATTAAAAGCATCGGGTGTTGAGGATATTGTTAATACTCGCGAGCCGGGTGGTACGGTCTTAGCTGAAAAGATGCGCTCATTGGTTAAAGAAGAGCACGAAGGCGAGAAGCTTCAAGATATGACTGAATTGCTGTTGATGTATGCAGCACGTGTTCAACTAGTAGAGAACGTCATCAAGCCCGCACTCGACAATGGTCAATGGGTATTGGGTGATCGTCATGATATGTCTTCGCAGGCATACCAAGGTGGTGGTCGCCAGATCGCGCGCACGACTATGGAATCACTGAAATCAACCACGCTAGGCGGTTTTAAACCCGATCTAACGCTATATTTGGACCTAGACCCTAGAGTAGGGCTAGAACGTGCTAGAGGCCGTGGTGAGCTTGATAGAATCGAAAAGATGGACATCTCATTTTTCGACCGCACGCGTGAGCGCTATCTAGAAATTGCAGAACAAGATGATTCTGTACTTGTGATTAACGCGCAGCAAGAAATTGAGCAAGTAGCCGCTGATATTAAAGTCGCGCTAACTGCTTGGCTCGACAAACAGTAG
- a CDS encoding outer membrane beta-barrel protein, which translates to MNNKANMMALITLLSVSSAYASPEIIITPMVGYTGGGSVEDQDGKTYDMKGSENYTFAIETPLEKGRIGFFYSNQSSELETLNLSSSIQYLHLQSSIYYPASPVLSGYLGLGLGASYVDVDWAKDKYGFSTSIFGGLEYKFSDRLALNTQVRWLGTVVDNDTSGVCNIPNNGQECIIRFDTDWMNQFQANVGLSFTF; encoded by the coding sequence ATGAATAACAAAGCAAATATGATGGCACTGATTACGCTTCTCTCCGTTTCAAGCGCGTATGCTTCGCCGGAGATCATCATTACACCTATGGTAGGTTATACCGGCGGTGGCAGTGTCGAAGACCAGGACGGTAAAACCTATGACATGAAAGGCTCTGAAAACTACACCTTTGCCATTGAAACGCCACTTGAAAAAGGACGTATCGGCTTCTTCTATTCCAATCAGAGCTCGGAATTAGAAACGCTTAACCTAAGCTCCTCCATCCAATACCTGCACCTTCAAAGCAGCATCTACTACCCTGCTTCGCCTGTGTTGTCGGGTTATCTAGGGCTAGGCCTTGGTGCTTCTTACGTCGATGTAGACTGGGCAAAAGATAAGTATGGATTCTCAACTTCTATCTTTGGCGGCTTAGAGTACAAATTTAGCGACCGATTAGCGTTGAACACACAAGTACGTTGGTTAGGCACGGTTGTCGACAACGATACCTCCGGTGTTTGTAATATCCCAAATAACGGGCAAGAGTGCATCATTCGCTTTGATACCGACTGGATGAACCAATTCCAAGCTAATGTCGGACTGAGTTTTACTTTCTAA
- a CDS encoding TatD family hydrolase, translating to MFVDSHCHLDKLDYQDLHTSVEDVVNKAKAANVDQLLSVGVTLDSFENMLEMISPFDNVKASCGVHPLDVESDFSLETMREYASNHKVVAIGETGLDYHYQPETAELQQLRFKQHVELAVELNKPLIIHTRNAREDTLAILRDGGAEKCGGVIHCFTEDQAFAEAAMELGFYISISGIVTFKQATELKEVVKNLPLDRLLIETDSPYLAPIPYRGKQNQPAYVVEVAAYIAQLKGVSMKEVAEQTTKNYQKLFLR from the coding sequence ATGTTCGTAGATTCCCACTGTCATTTAGACAAACTGGATTACCAAGATTTACACACCAGCGTAGAAGATGTGGTTAACAAGGCGAAGGCTGCTAACGTAGACCAATTGCTTTCTGTCGGTGTGACACTCGATTCGTTTGAAAATATGCTCGAGATGATCTCGCCGTTTGATAACGTTAAAGCCTCTTGTGGCGTTCACCCTCTCGATGTTGAAAGTGATTTCAGCCTAGAGACAATGCGAGAATACGCGAGCAACCATAAGGTTGTGGCGATTGGTGAGACTGGCTTAGACTATCACTACCAACCAGAGACGGCAGAGCTGCAACAGCTACGATTTAAGCAGCATGTTGAGTTGGCCGTTGAACTGAATAAACCTTTGATCATTCACACTCGTAACGCACGTGAAGACACATTAGCTATTTTACGTGATGGCGGAGCTGAGAAGTGTGGTGGTGTGATTCACTGCTTTACCGAAGATCAAGCGTTCGCTGAAGCAGCAATGGAACTAGGTTTCTATATCTCAATTTCAGGTATTGTGACCTTTAAGCAGGCTACAGAACTTAAAGAAGTTGTTAAGAACCTACCGCTAGACAGGTTGCTGATCGAGACAGATTCTCCATACTTGGCACCCATCCCATATCGTGGAAAGCAGAATCAACCTGCATATGTCGTCGAAGTGGCGGCCTACATTGCGCAATTAAAAGGTGTGTCGATGAAAGAGGTTGCCGAACAAACGACCAAAAATTACCAAAAACTTTTTTTGCGATAA
- the fabG gene encoding 3-oxoacyl-ACP reductase FabG encodes MNLEGKVALVTGASRGIGRAIAELLVERGAKVIGTATSEGGAAAISEYLGENGKGLALNVTDTDSIAATLKTINDEFGAIDILVNNAGITRDNLLMRMKDDEWNDIIDTNLTPIFRMSKAVLRGMMKKRQGRIVNVGSVVGTMGNAGQANYAAAKAGVIGFTKSMAREVASRGVTVNTVAPGFIETDMTKALNDDQRAATLANVPAGRLGDPREIAEAVVFLASPAAAYITGETLHVNGGMYMV; translated from the coding sequence ATGAATTTAGAAGGCAAAGTTGCACTAGTTACAGGCGCAAGCCGTGGCATCGGTCGTGCAATCGCTGAACTTTTAGTTGAGCGTGGTGCTAAAGTTATCGGTACTGCGACATCTGAAGGCGGCGCAGCTGCAATCAGCGAGTACCTTGGTGAGAACGGTAAAGGTCTTGCTCTTAATGTAACGGATACTGACTCAATTGCTGCTACACTGAAAACCATCAACGATGAATTCGGTGCGATTGACATTCTAGTTAACAACGCAGGTATCACTCGTGATAACCTACTGATGCGTATGAAAGACGACGAATGGAATGACATCATTGATACTAACCTAACGCCTATCTTCCGCATGTCTAAAGCTGTATTGCGTGGCATGATGAAGAAGCGTCAAGGCCGTATCGTAAACGTTGGTTCTGTAGTAGGTACTATGGGTAACGCTGGTCAAGCTAACTACGCAGCTGCAAAAGCAGGCGTAATTGGTTTTACTAAATCAATGGCTCGTGAAGTTGCGTCTCGTGGCGTTACAGTGAACACTGTAGCTCCTGGTTTCATCGAAACTGACATGACTAAAGCGCTAAATGATGACCAACGTGCAGCAACTTTGGCGAATGTACCAGCAGGTCGACTAGGTGACCCTCGCGAAATCGCTGAAGCTGTGGTATTTTTGGCATCACCTGCGGCAGCTTATATCACAGGTGAAACACTTCACGTCAATGGCGGTATGTACATGGTGTAA
- the mltG gene encoding endolytic transglycosylase MltG, with the protein MIKKLFIFIILCLIAAGAAGFYVYNQAQDNLKQVIQLEKPQVVTVASGSSFNRVLAQLINEGLFEASPYEKLIRKLHPELVDVKAGTFLLEPGLTLEQALQVLVEGKEHQFTITFVEGSRFDEWLVQLKDNEFIQQTLDGVSEKEIAEKLGIENEKLEGLFLAETYHYTYGTTDLDLLKRAHRDLMSVVNEEWENRADKLPLKSPYEALILASIIEKETAVASERERVSSVFVNRLNKRMRLQTDPTVIYGMGDSYDGNIRKKDLRTPTPYNTYTMSGLPPTPIAMAGKASINAALNPEKSNYLYFVASGTGGHVFSKSLTEHNRAVRAYLKQLRKNR; encoded by the coding sequence GTGATCAAAAAGTTATTTATTTTTATTATCTTGTGCTTAATCGCAGCCGGTGCTGCTGGTTTTTATGTTTACAACCAAGCACAAGATAACCTGAAACAAGTTATTCAATTAGAAAAACCACAAGTCGTGACTGTTGCTTCAGGTAGCAGCTTTAACCGCGTTCTAGCCCAGTTGATTAACGAGGGGCTGTTTGAGGCTTCTCCTTACGAGAAATTAATCCGTAAGTTACATCCTGAGCTTGTAGACGTAAAAGCGGGTACATTCCTGCTTGAACCGGGTTTAACCTTAGAGCAGGCGCTACAGGTGCTTGTAGAAGGGAAAGAACACCAGTTTACCATTACCTTTGTTGAAGGCAGTCGTTTTGACGAATGGCTTGTTCAACTAAAAGACAACGAATTCATTCAACAGACGTTGGACGGTGTTTCTGAAAAAGAGATCGCTGAAAAGTTGGGTATTGAAAACGAAAAGCTAGAAGGTCTCTTCTTGGCAGAAACGTATCACTACACCTACGGCACCACTGATTTAGATTTGCTGAAGCGTGCGCATCGAGACCTAATGAGCGTGGTGAATGAAGAGTGGGAAAATCGAGCGGATAAGCTGCCTCTTAAATCGCCTTATGAAGCGTTAATTCTTGCGTCTATCATTGAGAAAGAGACCGCTGTTGCGTCAGAACGTGAGCGTGTCTCTTCTGTGTTCGTTAACCGTCTGAACAAGCGTATGCGTTTGCAAACTGACCCAACGGTTATTTATGGCATGGGTGACAGCTACGATGGCAATATCCGTAAGAAAGACTTACGCACGCCAACACCATACAACACCTATACAATGAGTGGCTTGCCACCGACACCTATCGCTATGGCAGGCAAAGCGTCTATCAACGCGGCGTTGAATCCAGAGAAGAGCAACTACTTGTATTTCGTTGCGAGTGGAACAGGCGGTCACGTATTTTCAAAGAGTTTGACTGAGCATAACCGTGCAGTGCGAGCTTACTTAAAGCAATTAAGAAAAAACAGATAA
- a CDS encoding DNA polymerase III subunit delta' — MAEVYSWLTPVWSEWKKSLDAERFPNSVIVNAPEGLGVDALISQLTDALMCTNYESESCGFCHSCELMKSGSHPDFHVISPEKEGKSITVDQVRASNRWAQESSQLGGLRVILLNPAEAMNESASNALLKTLEEPSSKCIFILSTRNSNRLMPTIISRCQQFNVVSPQLETGSAWLDSEVGKAVPQYILALNDNAPLKAKAMFEQGGVDASTKALDGFVNVIKGTQPDMLKFSTELSKDPLIQLGWLWHLLSDVQKLHFGLANQAFTPSAKALCEVMSYQSAYAASNKLLILIEQLKQYPGLNTELLIMNWLIATCEETCS; from the coding sequence ATGGCTGAAGTGTATTCTTGGCTCACACCGGTATGGAGTGAGTGGAAAAAAAGTCTCGATGCGGAGCGTTTTCCTAACTCTGTGATTGTTAATGCACCGGAAGGGCTCGGCGTTGATGCTTTGATTAGCCAACTTACCGACGCATTGATGTGCACGAACTATGAAAGCGAGTCGTGCGGGTTTTGCCACAGCTGTGAGTTAATGAAGTCGGGCAGTCATCCTGATTTTCATGTGATCTCGCCAGAGAAAGAAGGTAAGTCGATCACGGTTGATCAAGTGCGTGCCAGTAACCGCTGGGCTCAAGAGTCTTCTCAGTTAGGTGGTTTGCGCGTTATCTTGCTTAATCCTGCTGAAGCAATGAACGAATCGGCTTCCAACGCATTACTGAAAACTCTGGAAGAGCCATCAAGCAAGTGCATCTTCATTCTGTCTACTCGCAACAGCAATCGCTTAATGCCGACGATTATTAGTCGTTGTCAGCAATTCAATGTGGTTAGCCCGCAGTTGGAGACAGGTTCGGCGTGGTTAGATAGTGAAGTGGGCAAAGCGGTACCGCAGTATATTTTAGCACTCAATGACAACGCGCCTTTAAAAGCAAAAGCGATGTTTGAGCAAGGTGGCGTTGACGCCTCAACAAAAGCGCTCGATGGCTTTGTGAATGTGATAAAAGGCACTCAACCTGACATGCTAAAGTTCTCTACAGAGCTTAGCAAAGACCCTTTGATTCAACTTGGCTGGCTTTGGCATCTATTGTCAGATGTACAGAAGCTGCATTTTGGTTTGGCGAATCAGGCTTTCACTCCGAGTGCGAAAGCACTGTGTGAGGTGATGTCTTATCAAAGTGCTTATGCAGCATCGAATAAACTGCTGATATTGATTGAGCAGTTAAAGCAATACCCTGGGCTCAATACGGAGCTACTCATAATGAATTGGCTGATAGCCACTTGCGAGGAAACATGTTCGTAG
- the pabC gene encoding aminodeoxychorismate lyase, which translates to MFWVDGESQQTIDILDRSFQYGDGCFTTMLVSDGEIQHFHDHQHRVDECLKALRISALDWDVVSIWLGTALQHIQDNDLHGTKGLEGSNKLHNQKAGIKLHVSRGAGGRGYSTKNIAKPTITISTFNYPSHYSAWQDSGVELGICHQALGLSPLLAGHKHNNRLEQILMKDEMDQVNEVDGVVLDISGNVIETTMANLFWRKGQAIYTPQLTQSGVAGVMRKQVLTALNQAELSVTISDYCLSQLMQADEVFMTNSILGVAPVTRISDTQFNIGTVTRSLQGQLNS; encoded by the coding sequence ATGTTTTGGGTTGATGGAGAAAGCCAGCAAACTATCGATATTTTGGATCGCTCGTTTCAGTACGGAGACGGCTGTTTTACGACGATGCTCGTGAGTGATGGTGAGATACAACATTTTCACGATCATCAGCACCGTGTCGACGAATGCCTTAAAGCGCTGCGCATTTCTGCTCTTGATTGGGATGTGGTTAGTATTTGGCTCGGTACTGCGCTTCAACATATCCAAGATAACGATCTTCATGGCACAAAGGGCCTTGAAGGTTCAAACAAGCTCCATAATCAAAAAGCAGGGATCAAGCTGCACGTTAGCCGTGGCGCTGGTGGACGTGGCTACAGTACGAAGAATATCGCCAAGCCGACAATCACCATCAGTACCTTTAATTACCCAAGTCATTATTCAGCGTGGCAAGACTCCGGTGTTGAACTCGGTATCTGTCATCAAGCGCTAGGTTTGAGCCCACTACTTGCTGGCCATAAGCACAATAATCGTCTTGAGCAGATTTTGATGAAAGATGAAATGGATCAGGTTAATGAAGTGGATGGTGTGGTTCTTGATATATCGGGCAATGTGATTGAAACCACCATGGCCAATCTGTTTTGGCGAAAAGGTCAGGCGATATACACACCTCAACTCACTCAAAGTGGTGTTGCGGGGGTTATGCGTAAGCAAGTGTTAACCGCGCTGAATCAGGCTGAACTTTCCGTTACAATTAGTGACTACTGCTTATCTCAACTCATGCAAGCTGATGAGGTTTTCATGACCAACTCCATCTTAGGGGTTGCCCCAGTTACCCGTATTAGTGATACCCAATTTAACATTGGAACCGTTACTCGTAGCCTTCAAGGACAACTAAACTCGTGA
- the acpP gene encoding acyl carrier protein: protein MSNLEERVKKIIVEQLGVDEAEVKNEASFVDDLGADSLDTVELVMALEEEFDTEIPDEEAEKITTVQAAIDYVTSAQ, encoded by the coding sequence ATGAGCAACCTCGAAGAACGCGTAAAGAAAATCATTGTTGAACAGCTAGGTGTAGACGAAGCTGAAGTTAAAAACGAAGCTTCTTTCGTTGATGACCTAGGTGCAGATTCTCTAGACACAGTAGAGCTAGTAATGGCTCTAGAAGAAGAATTCGACACTGAAATCCCAGATGAAGAAGCTGAGAAAATTACTACTGTTCAAGCAGCTATCGATTACGTAACTAGCGCTCAGTAA
- the ptsG gene encoding PTS glucose transporter subunit IIBC → MFKNLFASLQKVGKSLMLPVSVLPVAGILLGVGAADLPFIPEIVSNLMEQAGGSVFGQMALLFAVGVALGFTNNDGVAGLAAIVGYGIMTATLGVMAGVMGVDKIDTGVLGGILVGGVAAWAFNRFFRIQLPEYLGFFAGKRAVPIITGFSAIGLAILLSVVWPPVGGAISAFSDWAAHQNPQVAFGIYGIVERSLIPFGLHHVWNVPFFFEAGTCVNAAGETQNGVLTCYLVADDASRAAGNGFGQLAGGYMFKMFGLPAAAIAIAHSAKPENRAKVMGIMASAALTSFLTGITEPIEFSFLFVAPVLYAIHALLAGSAYVLANTLGFVHGTSFSHGLIDFLVLSGNASKMGLMVVCGIAYAAIYYIVFRTVIKALDLKTPGREDETEEESVATGSELAGELVAAFGGKANITGLDACITRLRVAVADTAVVDQDKLKKLGAAGVVVVAGGVQAIFGTKSDNLKTDMDEWIRNNG, encoded by the coding sequence ATGTTTAAGAACCTTTTTGCTAGCCTGCAGAAAGTTGGTAAGTCTCTGATGCTTCCAGTATCAGTTTTACCAGTTGCGGGTATTTTGCTAGGTGTCGGTGCAGCAGATCTTCCTTTCATTCCAGAAATCGTTTCAAACTTAATGGAACAAGCTGGTGGTTCAGTATTCGGTCAAATGGCACTACTGTTCGCAGTAGGTGTTGCACTTGGCTTTACTAACAACGATGGTGTAGCGGGTCTAGCTGCTATCGTTGGTTACGGCATCATGACTGCTACACTTGGCGTAATGGCTGGTGTAATGGGCGTTGATAAAATCGATACTGGTGTACTAGGTGGTATCCTAGTCGGTGGTGTTGCTGCTTGGGCATTCAACCGTTTCTTCCGTATTCAACTACCAGAGTACCTTGGCTTCTTCGCTGGTAAGCGTGCAGTGCCAATCATCACAGGTTTCTCTGCGATTGGTCTAGCAATCCTACTATCTGTAGTATGGCCACCAGTTGGCGGCGCTATCTCTGCGTTCTCTGATTGGGCTGCTCACCAAAACCCACAAGTGGCGTTTGGTATCTACGGTATCGTTGAGCGTTCTCTAATTCCATTTGGTCTTCACCACGTTTGGAACGTACCTTTCTTCTTTGAAGCTGGTACTTGTGTAAACGCTGCTGGCGAAACTCAAAACGGTGTTCTTACTTGTTACCTAGTTGCTGATGACGCATCTCGTGCAGCGGGCAATGGCTTCGGTCAGCTAGCTGGTGGTTACATGTTCAAGATGTTCGGTCTACCTGCTGCTGCAATCGCGATTGCACACTCAGCTAAGCCTGAAAACCGCGCTAAAGTAATGGGCATCATGGCTTCTGCTGCGTTGACTTCATTCCTAACGGGTATCACTGAACCAATCGAATTCTCTTTCCTATTCGTTGCTCCAGTACTGTACGCAATCCACGCTCTACTAGCTGGTTCTGCATACGTTCTTGCGAACACTCTAGGTTTTGTACACGGTACATCTTTCTCACACGGTCTAATCGACTTCCTAGTTCTATCTGGCAACGCGTCTAAGATGGGCCTAATGGTTGTATGTGGTATTGCTTACGCTGCAATTTACTACATCGTATTCCGCACTGTGATTAAAGCTCTAGACCTTAAAACTCCAGGCCGTGAAGACGAGACTGAAGAAGAGTCAGTTGCGACTGGTTCTGAACTTGCTGGTGAGCTAGTTGCTGCATTCGGTGGCAAAGCGAACATCACTGGTCTTGACGCTTGTATTACTCGTCTACGTGTTGCAGTTGCTGATACAGCAGTTGTTGACCAAGACAAACTGAAGAAACTAGGCGCTGCAGGTGTTGTTGTAGTTGCTGGTGGCGTACAAGCTATCTTCGGTACTAAGTCTGACAACCTTAAGACAGACATGGATGAGTGGATCCGTAACAACGGTTAA
- a CDS encoding YnhF family membrane protein, translated as MDHNLKNALQITVFIYMIILSFGFIAIGS; from the coding sequence ATGGACCATAATCTGAAAAATGCCCTACAAATTACCGTGTTTATCTACATGATCATTCTTTCATTTGGCTTTATTGCGATTGGTAGTTAA
- a CDS encoding patatin-like phospholipase family protein has product MNSGIITNIDTAIDLDYYAKFIAGKTALVAQGGGQRSIFTSGVLDAFLLSNFDPFDEFFGTSAGALNLCAYLCRDKGLGRSFVLDLTTSPEFFNLFSYIRHRKNLGLEWALEQIMAYPYKLDLDLGRQTLGDRHFYAAVTDSKDLRDHYFPLLGEDWYKVMIATCAIPRLYNDEVFIGDSAYVDGGVSACIPVQEAWRRQARSIVVIRTEPVVEEGNTQLVEAPVKGPSVKAPKPISAEELEWFRESFDSVQGHWQQKVEQWKTDWTSFFQQQIMRSKEQKRDRGHLDLLNGGRWLFGADDIYRLSHLIGDKFDSGLADMLMVHYQTYSLTQDFLNSPPDDAFVVQIAPSQPLKSSSLMSDKEDLLHDYEMGLEAGYRFVETYTSTENARNSHMPQLATIAAGK; this is encoded by the coding sequence ATGAATAGTGGGATTATAACCAATATTGATACAGCAATAGACTTGGATTATTACGCTAAGTTTATTGCTGGAAAAACAGCACTGGTCGCTCAAGGTGGCGGACAGAGAAGTATTTTTACTTCTGGAGTGCTGGATGCCTTTCTTCTCTCAAATTTTGATCCCTTCGACGAATTTTTTGGTACCTCAGCAGGTGCTCTCAACTTATGCGCTTATCTGTGCCGTGATAAAGGCCTTGGCCGTTCTTTTGTTCTCGACCTCACAACCTCACCAGAGTTCTTCAATCTCTTTTCCTATATACGACACAGAAAGAACCTAGGATTAGAATGGGCGCTAGAACAAATTATGGCTTACCCATATAAGCTCGATCTGGATTTAGGGCGGCAAACGCTAGGCGATCGCCACTTCTATGCGGCTGTAACGGATTCCAAAGACTTACGAGACCACTACTTCCCATTATTGGGTGAAGATTGGTACAAGGTGATGATTGCGACCTGCGCCATTCCTCGTTTGTACAATGATGAAGTCTTTATTGGTGACAGTGCTTATGTGGACGGTGGTGTATCGGCGTGTATCCCAGTTCAGGAAGCGTGGCGAAGACAAGCCCGTTCTATTGTAGTGATTCGTACTGAGCCAGTGGTTGAGGAAGGTAATACCCAATTGGTTGAAGCACCAGTTAAGGGACCTTCAGTCAAAGCGCCTAAACCAATCTCTGCCGAAGAACTGGAGTGGTTTCGCGAATCTTTCGACAGTGTTCAAGGCCATTGGCAACAGAAAGTGGAACAGTGGAAAACCGACTGGACCTCTTTCTTCCAACAACAAATTATGCGCTCAAAAGAGCAGAAGCGTGACCGTGGGCATTTAGACCTGCTGAACGGTGGTCGCTGGCTATTTGGTGCAGATGATATTTATCGCTTAAGTCATTTAATCGGAGATAAGTTTGATTCAGGCTTGGCTGACATGCTGATGGTGCATTATCAGACCTACTCATTGACTCAGGATTTTTTGAATTCGCCACCAGATGACGCGTTTGTGGTACAGATAGCGCCAAGTCAGCCACTAAAATCGAGTTCATTAATGAGCGACAAAGAAGACCTGTTGCACGATTACGAAATGGGCTTAGAAGCCGGTTACCGATTTGTCGAAACCTACACCTCAACGGAAAACGCGCGCAATTCTCATATGCCACAGTTAGCCACCATTGCTGCTGGCAAGTAA